In the Triticum aestivum cultivar Chinese Spring chromosome 2B, IWGSC CS RefSeq v2.1, whole genome shotgun sequence genome, TCCGTCTTGTGCATCGAACTTTAGAGAAGGCAGGTCCTGCATTTATTAAATGGGGCCAGTGGGCAGCGACACGTCCTGATCTATTTGCAAACGACCTGTGTACCGAATTGTCAAAGCTACACACAAAAGCACCAGCTCACAGCTATGCATATACCAAGAAAACTGTCGAGAAGGCTTTTGGTCGAAAGATATCTGAAATTTTTGAGAATTTTGAAGAAGAGCCTGTAGCATCTGGAAGTGTTGCTCAAGTGCACCGGGCTGCTTTGAAATTCCGACATCCTGGCCAAAAGACGCCAAAGATTATAACAGTCGCAGTTAAAGTAAGACATCCTGGTGTAGGAGACTCAATACGCAGAGATTTCAGTATAATTAATGCGGTAGCTAAAGCTTCAAGATATATTCCAGCGTTAAATTGGTTACGGCTAGATGAGAGTGTGCAACAGTTTGCTGTCTTCATGATGTCTCAAGTTGACCTTGCAAGGGAAGCTGCTCATTTGAGCCGGTTTATCTACAACTTCCGCAGGTGGAAAGATGTGTCATTTCCGAAACCTCTTTATCCATTTGTTCATCCTGCTGTCTTGGTCGAGACTTACGAGCTTGGGGAGAGTGTCTCACACTATGTGGATGACCATGATGGAGAGGAACGAGTTAAAAGTGCTCTTGCACATATTGGCACTCATGCACTCTTGAAAATGCTACTGGTACTACATTGAACCATCTCTTTGTCTTCTCATTCTTATTTCTGTTTTGCCTTTGAAGACGGGAGTACATGCTTTCTGTATTAAAATAGCAGAATGATAGAGATTTCCCTTTTGTACACTCATATTTTATAATCCACGTAAGAATTATATTGGATCCTGAGTGCTGTAGAAATTTGCGCACCAACCAAGATACAGAGACTGCATTGCCCCTCTTATTAGGTCACTCAACTCTTGAACAGCGTGGAACAGATGGCATTGGAATTATCCAGAGAGAGGGATATGTAAATGAATAAGCAGTGCAAAGTTATCTCGAAATAGTAGAATGACATGTATTTTCGAATAAATTTGGAAGTTAGCATGACATGTATCTTGCTGCAGAGGGAGTATTGTTTAGGTTGTAAGTTCATTTGAGCATGATTGCATCAAATTTTAGTTGGAACATTAATTTCTAAAGTTATTTACAATTATATCCTGCACATATTGATATGGACTCTACAATTACTAAATGAACATATTACTATCAGTTAGCAGAATTGTATCTGTTGCGGAGAATTAATTGAGAATATATGCTTTATTACTAAAACTGAACACTTGGATGAGTTGATGTAACATGGAACCAGTACTTTTAGAACAATGAAGGGGCTTCAGTATATTATTTTATGAATCAGACTGGCACTTTAAGCTACTTTGTTCCTCAAAAAGTACTGCGTATGCAAGCTCACAGTATTAATACATCACTAGTATTCTTGCCAATTTGATAAGCCTCATTATGACTCTCTATTTAGCATATTGTTGTACTGTTGTGTATATACTCATTGGTATCCACCTTTTCCAGGTTGATAATTTTGTCCATGCAGACATGCACCCTGGAAATATCCTTGTCCGTATTGCACAACCAAGAAATCCGAATAACACCCTTTTGAAGTCAAGGCCACATGTGGTATTCCTCGATGTAGGAATGACTGCTGAACTTTCAAGTAATGACCGTGTGAATTTGCTGGAGTTTTTCAAGGCTGTTGCACGTCGAGATGGTCGTACAGCAGCAGAGAGTACGCTAAAGTTGTCAAAACAGCAGAACTGTCCAAATCCAAAAGTTTTTATCGAGgtaattattttcatttttcttttgctAGTGAACACTGGAGATGCTTTTTTCTTCCACAAATTACTAGGTGATTTTATTGGCATTTTGGTATCAAAAATTGGGCTATTATATTGAATGGCTTCTGCTTACTAAATGGATGGCATTGTCGCAGTAAATATTGTATTTATATGCATGCCTTGGATTGTCAAACCGTGGAATGAACAATTCATGGTTTCAGTTATTGAGATATCTTGTTTTTTGCTAACAGGAAGTTGAGCGAGCATTTTCCTTCTGGGGTACCCCTGAAGGTGATGTTATACACCCTGCTGATTGTATGCACCAGTTGCTCGAGCAAGTCCGACGTCATAAAGTAAACATTGATGGGAATGTTTGCACTGTCATGGTGACTACATTAGTTCTTGAGGTAAACTTTATGACCTGTGCGCTTATGATGTACTTAACATAATTTTAATCTTAAATCTCTTTGAATGCTACTCATTTTCTAGAAATTCATTGCTGTCCTAGATGTTCAGTAGAGCACCATGACCCAAATTTCAAGACTACTTAGGAATTGCTCATGATTAATAGTGCCTGCAGAAACTGTATCGCTCGTGAGAAAAGTATGCAGTGAGCTTTAATATATAGCATTTGGTCATGAAGTTATCCGATACTATTGATCTTGTGTAGTGCTCAGTTTGAATTTGATATTAGGCAATAAAGGGGTTCTTAGTTTGGTTAGCTTTCCAACCTTAGTTGTAGAAGTTTTCATAGTAGAGAAAATAAAGTAGTAACTGTCATTGCAGCCATGTCTAGTTTTTCTGTAAAGAAAGAACCTTAGTTGTAAAAATTCTgtatttcattttcttttctgtttaaagaAAAAAGGCTTTGGACGTGTGGATTTTAGACCCCATGTCTGCTAGTCTGGATGGTCGCAGAAGTGACGAAGTAACATTTTATTAGAAAAAATGTACAGATTGTGCCCTACCTTGTTGTGCTGGAAGATTGTAGCTCCTTCTGAAGCTCTTCTGTTTATGTTGTACTGAACAAAATAAGAATATAGAGCCCCATGATACTTACCTGTACTGCTGTTCTATATTTTTTCTGCTTCTTTACTAAGCTTCTTTTATTGATAAAATCGATGTGTAACAAAATAAGTTATTCCCCTTAATTTGTTAATTCCTTTACAGGGCTGGCAGCGCAAGTTGGATCCAGACTACAATGTGATGAAAACACTACAAACATTACTTTTCAAGGAAGACTGGGCCAAATCTCTTCAGTACACAATCGAAGGGCTTATGGCGCCTTAGGAGGAGCGCATTGGAATCTTCTCAATTTTGCTGATCTGGTTTACGTTCGTGTTCACTTAGATTTAGAGTTACAGTTTTTTTATGCTTACAGTTTTTGTACTCATGTTGGCCTGCGCTGTGCTGCAAAAACGGCCATGAGAAAGTAATAATTGCAGCATTCTTTCGAGCCACTGGATTCAGGTACACAATCCCTGGG is a window encoding:
- the LOC123046998 gene encoding probable serine/threonine-protein kinase abkC codes for the protein MSRFLQLGKSGRKIAQAVLVNSKPGSSGAQNIGSSFADGLAYKSRTFLHQGVHNGPGTSHMLGRAKESLYWSPGARNFSVLSSCRRNAFHGQLAWKQLMAMGTRVPKASPQFSWKQLMSTGSAVPKASPLLSRAACAVTLTATRYKLVPYLLAFVAGELMLGEKSFADGEYLPIGENIYSRAQDSRIYVTTLIFSAVEMVIIILRSIYLAFLFTPSILMAPFADTLGSKYRKTWLRLVHRTLEKAGPAFIKWGQWAATRPDLFANDLCTELSKLHTKAPAHSYAYTKKTVEKAFGRKISEIFENFEEEPVASGSVAQVHRAALKFRHPGQKTPKIITVAVKVRHPGVGDSIRRDFSIINAVAKASRYIPALNWLRLDESVQQFAVFMMSQVDLAREAAHLSRFIYNFRRWKDVSFPKPLYPFVHPAVLVETYELGESVSHYVDDHDGEERVKSALAHIGTHALLKMLLVDNFVHADMHPGNILVRIAQPRNPNNTLLKSRPHVVFLDVGMTAELSSNDRVNLLEFFKAVARRDGRTAAESTLKLSKQQNCPNPKVFIEEVERAFSFWGTPEGDVIHPADCMHQLLEQVRRHKVNIDGNVCTVMVTTLVLEGWQRKLDPDYNVMKTLQTLLFKEDWAKSLQYTIEGLMAP